In a genomic window of bacterium:
- a CDS encoding AAA family ATPase, with protein MCRIIAIANQKGGCGKTTTAVNLATALANLNRKVLLIDFDPQGNASLHMGIKIYDLQKSMYDVLVDPEKTVKDVVMPTEIKGLDIAPANIELSGAEIELVNVIGRESALKDSMDNIDKDYDYILLDCPPSLGLLTLNAFTTAQEVLIPVQTEYFALEGMKKLLKTIDVVTKRLNHTLKICGVLATLYDSRTNLSEAIYKKIKEHFKDMVFNTKIRKNVRLAEAPSFGLPIEKYAPNSFGAQDYHKLAKEVISYE; from the coding sequence ATGTGCAGAATTATAGCCATTGCTAATCAAAAAGGTGGTTGTGGAAAAACGACCACAGCCGTAAATCTGGCGACGGCGTTAGCTAATCTTAACCGGAAGGTATTACTTATTGACTTTGACCCGCAGGGAAACGCATCACTTCACATGGGAATTAAAATTTATGACTTACAAAAATCAATGTATGATGTTTTAGTTGACCCGGAGAAAACAGTAAAAGATGTCGTTATGCCTACGGAAATTAAAGGATTGGATATAGCTCCGGCAAATATTGAACTATCCGGGGCAGAGATAGAATTGGTCAATGTTATTGGTCGTGAATCGGCACTTAAAGATAGTATGGATAACATAGATAAAGACTATGATTATATCCTTCTCGATTGTCCACCTTCTTTGGGACTTTTAACCTTAAATGCCTTTACGACCGCTCAAGAAGTGCTCATCCCGGTTCAAACAGAATATTTTGCATTAGAGGGAATGAAAAAGTTATTAAAAACAATTGATGTCGTGACTAAAAGACTAAATCATACCTTAAAAATATGTGGTGTCCTTGCCACGCTGTATGATTCTCGAACAAATCTAAGTGAGGCTATTTATAAAAAAATCAAAGAACATTTTAAAGATATGGTGTTTAATACAAAAATCCGTAAGAATGTCCGATTAGCCGAGGCGCCATCTTTTGGTCTCCCGATTGAAAAATATGCTCCTAATTCCTTTGGAGCACAAGATTATCATAAATTAGCAAAAGAGGTGATTAGTTATGAGTAA